Below is a window of Georgenia soli DNA.
CTTCGGCAGCGGCACGACCCCGAGCTGGTGGTGCCAGCGCAGGACCGCGCGGGCCGGGGAGACCCCGTGTGCCGCGGCCACCTCGCGCACCGCCGGGGTGTCCAGCAGGCCCTTCCCGCGCCCGAGCGGGCCCCAGGACTCGGTCACGATGCCGCGGGCCGCGTTCGCCGCCCGCATCTCCTCCTGGACGAGGCCCGGGTGCAGCTCGATCTGGTTGACCGCCGGCGTCACCCCCGTCTCGTCGATGAGCCGGTCCAGGTGGGCGGCGGTGAAGTTCGACACCCCGACGGAGCGGACGGCGCCCTCCTCGCGCAGGCGGACCAGGGCCTTCCAGGACTCGACGTAGAGGTCGCGCGCGGGCAGCGGCCAGTGGATGAGGTAGAGGTCGAGGCGGTCGAGCCCGAGCGCGCCGAGCGTCCGCTCGAACCCGCGCAGGGCCGCGTCGTAGCCCTGGTCGGCGCCCCGGAGCTTGCTGGTGACAACGATCTCCTCGCGCGGCACGCCGGAGCCGGTGACAGCGCGGCCCACCTCCTCCTCGTTGCCGTAGCTGGCGGCGGTGTCGATGAGGCGGTAGCCCGCCTCGAGCGCGGAGCGGACCTCATCGGTCGCCTCGTCCCCCGTCACCCGCCACGTGCCGAACCCGATGGCCGGCAGGAGGTGTCCGTCGTTCAGGGTGATGCTGCCGAGTGCGCTCATGAGGGGCATTGTGCCCGGCGCCGTCCGGGCAGGGCATAATCGGCGACGACCTTCCGCGCCGCGCGCGGACCTGCCGCGGGGCCCGGTGAGCCGGGCCCGCCGCACATTCCCGAGAGGACTGCTGTGACGGATCACGTGCGTCTCATCGCGTTCGACCTGGACGACACGCTCGCCCCCTCGAAGTCGCCCATGCCGGAGCGGATGGGCAGGGCGCTGACGTCGCTCCTGGACGCGGTGCCGGTGTGCATCATCTCGGGCGGTCACTTCGGCCAGTTCCGCGACCAGGTGCTCGCTCACCTCAGCGCCACCGACGAGCAGCTCTCCCGCCTGCACCTCATGCCCACCTGCGGCACCCGCTACCTGCGCCACACGGGCGGGGAGTGGAAGCAGGTCTACGCTCACGGCCTCACGCAGGAGGAGCGCACGGACGCGCTCACGGCGCTGGAGGGGGAGGCGCGTCGCCTCGGGCTGTGGGAGGAGCAGACCTGGGGCGACATCCTCGAGGACCGGGGCTCGCAGATCACCTTCTCCGCCCTCGGCCAGGAGGCGCCGCTCGAGGCGAAGAAGGCGTGGGACCCCACGGGGGAGAAGAAGGAGATGCTGCGCGACGCCGTCGCCAGGCTCCTGCCCACCCTCGAGGTCCGCTCGGGCGGCTCGACCTCCGTGGACATCACGCGCGCAGGCGTCGACAAGGCCTACGGCATGGTGCGCCTGAGCGAGCAGACCGGGATCGACCTGGCGGACATGCTCTTCATCGGCGACCGGCTCGACGAGGGCGGGAACGACTACCCGGTCAAGCGGCTCGGGATCCCGACCCGCGCGGTCGCCGACTGGCGCGAGACGGCGGACCTCGTCGAGCGGATCGTGGCCTCGCTCGTCGGCACCCGGGCGTAGCGGGGGCAGCGCTCAGCCGGACGTCGGGCCACTCCCGCCGACCCGGTGGACCGCGTCCCGGAGCCACGCCAGCCGCGGCACGCCCTCGAGACGCTCGCGCACCACGCCGTCGGCGTCGAGCACGAGGACCGTGGGCGTGCTGACGACGCGCAGGTCGGCCGCCAGGGTCTCGTGGCCCGCGACGTCGACCTCGACGTGCCGCACCCCCTCCGCCGTGGCCGCCACCCGTGCCGCGACCGTGCGAGCGGCGCGGCAGGGGGCGCAGAACGCGCTGGAGACCTGCACCACCGTGGCCCGTGCCCCGAGTCCCGACGGCGGGAGCCCCAGCTCACGCGGCCCCAGCCGGCTGGGTGGCTCCTCGACGCTCATGGTCCTCCGATCGACAGACTGGCACGCTCCCGGCTGCCCGTGGGACCGCTGCCGCCCACGGTAGGTCCCGACCGAGCGGGCAGACGGTTCTCGTCGGGGACAACCGCGCGAGGCCGCTCGTGCTTCCCGCCGTCGGCCGGTGCGCGGGTGGTGAGCGCCACGACCTCTCCTCGGGCACGATGTCCGCGGCCACGGATAGCCTCGACGACAGAACCACACCAGAGAGCCCGAGGAGTTGACGCGTGCGCGAGCGGACCTGGCGGGTACCCACCCGGGAGGACCTCCGCTCGCTGGCCTGGCCGACCGCACTGCGTGCCGCCGCCGCGATCGGCATCCCCCTCACCACCGCCACGCTCCTCGGGCACCACGACTTCGGCCTGATGACCTCCACCGGGGCCTTCACGGTGCTCTACGGTGCCGGGCGGCCCGCACGGAACCGGGTCCGGCTGCTGGTGGCGGTGGCGCTGGGCTTCGTCGTCGTCTCGGCGCTCGGGGCGTTCACCGCCGGGGTCGGGTGGGCGGCGGTCGCCCTGCTCACCGCCGTCGGTGCCGTGGCCACGTTCGTCTGCCACGCGCTGCGGGTGGGGATCCCTGGAGCGTTCTTCTTCATCATGGTGGCCGGGGTGGCCGGGTTCATCCCGTCCCACGGGCAGGCCGAGCCGGCGCAGATGGTGCTGGCGACGGCGGTCGGTGCCGCCTGCGCCGTCCCCGTCGCCCTCGCCGACCTCCTCCGTGCCCCGGCCGGGCCGCAGGAGCGGGCGGTCGCGGCCGCACGGTCCGCCGTCGAACGGTTCGTCGGCGCCAGCCCGGGAGATCCCGCCGCCCCCGAGCTCTCGCATCGTGCCGCGGCGGCGCTGCACCACGCGTGGCAGGTGCTCTGGGCCGGCGGCGACTCCGTCTCCGTCCGGCCGTCGGCCCGTTCGCGGGTGGCCGAGCTCCGGTCGGTGCACCGCGCGTACACCACCCATCTCCTCCCGGGCACGTCGCCCGACCCCGACCTCGAGGCGGATCTCGCGGAGGTCCCGCTCGGCGTGCCGAGCCCCTGGCACATGCTGCGCCGTGACCTCCGCAGCCCGACCGTGGCGCTCAGCGCGGCCGGGCGGGTGGCGGTGGGCGTCCTCGTCGCCGGGCTGATCGCCCTGACGATGTCCACCGACCACATGTACTGGGCGATGATGGTCGCCGCGCTCGTCCTGCACCAGGGGCTGGACCGGCGGCGATCGCTGATCCGGGCCCGGCACCGGCTCGTCGGCACCGTCGTGGGTCTGGGGCTCTTCGCGTTCGTCTCCTGGCTCGATCTCGGACCGTGGGCGACCGTGCTCCTCGTCGTCCTGCTGCAGGGGACGGTCGAGCTGGCGATCCCGCGCAACTACGCCGTCGCTGTCACCTTCATCACCCCGCTCGCGCTGACCATCGCCACTGCCGGGAGCACAGGCACGGTCTGGCCGGTGGTCGCCGAGCGCCTGCTCGACACCACCGTCGGGGTAGCGGTGGCCGTCGGCGTGCTGCTCGCTGTCGGCCGCCGGAGCGCGGCGCCGATGCTGCGTTCGTACGTCGCCCGGGTGCTCTCGAGCTGCGCGGACGCCCTCGACCACGTGGGGGCGGGCACAGTGGCTCGCCCGGAGGGCCGGGCGGCCCGGCGTGAGCTCTCCCTGGACATGCAGGACCTCGCCGCCGTCTCCGCACGGGCTCTGGCCGACGACCCGGGACGCGCGGAGCCCTGGATGACGCCGCGCGAGGAGACGGCCTGGTTGGGGCTGACGGTCCTCGCCCACTGCGCGGCGGCGACCGGTCCCGCCGACGGGGTCGGCGGCGCAACGTGGGCGGCGCGGTCCCTCGGAGCCGCCGCGCTGCGCGGCACGCCGCCGGACCCCGGTGTGCTGCGGACCTTGCGAGCCGTTCTGCACCGACCGTCGGATCAGACGTAGGTTCTGCACCGAATGTCAGATCGGACGTAGCCTGACTGTTTGCCTGTGCCCCCAGACCCTGGAGACCGCGTGACGCGTCGCATCCCGCTGCTCGCCGTGCCGTTGGCCGTAGCCCTCACCCTTACCGCCTGCTCGAACGACACCGCCGACGGCGCAGCACCGGCGACGACGGCGGAGGCGACCTCCGCCGGGCCCGTGGTCAGCGAGCCGGTGGCACCCGCGGAGACGGCGGTGCTGACGGCCGAGGGGGAGGCCGCTCTGTCCGTCGAGGCGTCGCGCACGTTCTTCTCGGCCGCACCGCTCGCTGTGGTCGGCACGCCCGAGACGGCGCTGCAGGCAGCCTCGCTCGGGCTCACGCTCGGTGCGCCGGTCCTGATCGACGAGCCCGGGCCGGCGGCCGAGGGCGACGCGCCGTCGGGCGACGCGCCGACGGGTGGCGCCTCGGGCGCGGACGCTCCGGCCGGTGACGGCGGGGCCGTCGACCCGACCGCCGAGGAGCTGGCGCGGCTGGGTGCGCAGACGGCGCTCACGGTCGGCGCCGTCGACCTCGACGGCACGGAGGAGGTCGACGTCGTCCCCGCTCCGGCCGACGAGGCCGCGCTCTCCGAGCTGGTCGGGGCCGACCTGGTCGCACAGCCGGTGCCGGCGGGGGAGGAGGTGGCCGTCCTCGCGGCCATGGACCCCGACGTCCCGGCTCTGCTGACGCCGGAGGCGGCACCGGACCGCGGGACTGCGGAACCGTCGGCCGGCGGTACGGGGACGGGCACCGACGCCGCCACCGAGGCCGGCACCGCTACCGAGGCCGGCACCGACACCGGGGCGGACTCCGGCCCAGCCGGCACCGACCTGCCGGCGACCGACCGTCCGGACGCCGTCGCCGAGGGCGTCGTCGTCATGACCACCGGCGAACCGGCACAGGCGGCGGCCGTGGCCAACGCCCGCACCGCGGGCGCCGCCGTCCAGGTGGTCCCCGCCGGCGACCCGCGGGCCACCTCGCAGACGGTGAGCGATACCGCGGCGAACTCGCCGGAGGTGGTCGTCGGGCTCGGGCCCGCCTTCGGCGACGCCGGCACCCTTGCCTGGCGCACCGCGACGGCCGCGACCGGTACCGAGCTGCCCGGCGGCGGCCAGCTGGTGCTGCCCGGCAAGACGTACGTGGCGCTGTACGGCACGCCGGGCTCAGGCGCGCTGGGGGTGCTGGGGGAGCAGGACGTCCCGGCGACCGTCGCACGGGCCGCGGAGCACGCCGAGCCGTACCGCGCGCTGACCGACGACGAGGTCGTCCCTGCGCTCGAGATCATCGCGACCGTGGCGTCGGCCGGCCCGGGGGAGGACGGCGACTACTCGGCGGAGCGGACCGTCGACCAGCTACGACCCCTCGTCGAGGCCGCGCACGAGCACGGCCAGTACGTGGTGCTCGACCTCCAGCCGGGGCGCACGGACTTCCTCACCCAGGCGAAGCGGTACGAGGAGCTGCTGAAGCTGCCGAACGTCGGCCTCGCGCTGGACCCGGAGTGGCGGCTGCGGCCCGACCAGGTCCACCTGCGCCAGATCGGCCAGGTGGACGTCGCGGAGGTCAACGAGGTGGTCACCTGGCTCGCGGACCTGACCCGGGCCAACAACCTCCCGCAGAAGATGCTGGTGCTCCACCAGTTCCAGGTCAGGATGATCCCCGGCGTCAACGAGGTGGACCAGTCCCGCTCCGAGCTGGCCGTCCTCATCCACGCGGACGGGCAGGGCGCCCAGGGCGACAAGCGGACCACCTGGCGCACGCTGCGCGCCAACGCGCCGGACGTGGCGCACTGGGGCTGGAAGAACTTCTACGACGAGGACGTCCCCATGCTCACCCCGGTGCAGACCATGCAGGTCGAGCCCCGACCCGCCTTCGTCAGCTACCAGTAGTGACCGACGCGCTCCTGGCGGGGGTTGTGGCCGGCTACGGCATCGCCGTCCCGGTCGGGGCGATCGCCGCCTACCTGGTCACGCTGGGCGCGCGCGAGGGGTGGCGGACCGCCGCGGCCGGGGGGCTCGGTGCCGCCGCCGTCGACGGGCTGTACGCGGCCGTGGCGGTGGCGGCCGGAACGGTGCTCGCCCCGGTGCTCGGGGCCGCACAGGAGCCGCTGCGGTGGGCGGCTGCGACGGTCCTCCTGGTGCTCGGGATCTTCTTGCTGCGTCCGGCGCTGCGTCCGTCGTCGACGACGACGGCGGAGCCGACGGTGCCGACCGGGCCCGCCGGGACGGCGGACGCGAGCGAGGCGGGGACCGCCGACGGGCGCGCGGGACGACGTCCCGCGCGCGCCTTCCTCACCGTCTTCGGGCTCACGCTGGTCAACCCCGCCACCGTCGTCTACTTCACGGCGCTCGTCGCCGGCCGGGGCGTCGGGGTCCTGGAGACCCCGGCGCAACGCGCGGCCTTCGTTGTCGGCGCGTTCGCCGCGTCGGCCAGCTGGCAGCTGCTCCTCGCGGGCGCCGGGGCACGGCTCGGGCGCGCGCTGACCGGGCCCCGCGGACGACGGTGGACGGCGCTGGTGGGCGGGTCCGTCGTCGTGCTGCTCGCGGTGCGGTCCGCGCTCGGCGGCTGAGAGCCGCCGGCAGCCGGGACCGCCGGCAGCCGGGACCGCCGGTTGCCGGGACCGCCGGTGGCCGGGACCGCCGGTCGCCGGGACCGCCGGTCGCCGGGACCGCCGTCAGCCGCGCATGGCCGCCGCGGTGTGGGCGGGGTCGACCTCCTCGCCGGGGCGGACCGGGCCCGGGGGAGTGCCGTCCCCGAACGGACGCCCACCGAGCGACTCACGCCCGTGCGGCGACAGCCAGCCGGAGAGGTCCGGGCCCTTCGGCACGATCTGGGTGGGGTTGATGTCCGTGTGGACGATGTAGTAGTGGTCCTTGATCTGCTGGAAGTCCACCGTGTCGCCGAACCCCGGCGTCTGGAACAGGTCACGGGCGTAGGCCCACAGGGCCGGCATCTCGCTGAGCTTGTTGCGGTTGCACTTGAAGTGGCCGTGGTAGACGGCGTCGAAGCGCACGAGCGTGGTGAACAGACGCACGTCCGCCTCGGTGATGGTGTCGCCGACGAGGTAGCGCTGGTCCGTCAGGCGCTCCTCGAGCCAGTCCAGGGCGGCGAAGAGCCTGTCGTACGCCTTCTCGTAGGCCTCCTGGGACCCGGCGAAGCCGCACCGGTAGACGCCGTTGTTGACCTCGGTGAAGACCTTGCGGTTCACCCGGTCGATCTCGTCGCGCAGGTGCTCCGGGTACAGGTCGGGCGCACCCTCGCGGTGGTACGCCGTCCACTCGGTCTCGAGGTCGAGGGTGATCTGGGCGAAGTCGTTGGTGACCACGGCACCGGTCGGCACGTCGACGATCGCCGGGACCGTGATGCCGCGCGGGTAGTCCGGCACGCGGGCGAAATACGCCTCCTGCAGCCGGTGGATGCCGAGGACGGGGTCCCTGCCGTCCGGGTCGAGGTCGAAGGTCCACGAGCGGGCGTCGTGCGTGGGCCCCGGCAGGCCGAGGGAGAGGGCGTCCTCGAGGCCGAGGAGGCGGCGCACGATGATCGTGCGATTCGCCCACGGGCACGCGCGTGCCGCGACCAGCCGGTAGCGGCCGGCCTCGACGGGGTAGCCGTCCCGTCCGTCGGCGGTGATGCGGGTCTCGATGTACCGGGTGTCCCGGGTGTACTCCTTGCCCTTCGTGGTGTAGCGCCCGCCCTCGCTGTGCTCGGGGTGCTCCTCCGTGGCGGTGGTCTGCTGCTCGTCCATGCTTCCGACCCTACGTCCGCAGGCACTGTCGCACTCGGGTGGCCGTCAGGTGGCGAGCCCAAGAGCGCAGCTGGCGAAATGGCCGCCCGAACTGCTGCCTCCTCGAGCAGCGTATGGCTGTGGCGCACCGGAACTCGCGGCCCCTGACCACAGGTGTGTCCGCAAGACCCGCCATCACCGGGCACTCTCGCGGACGGGTCTTGCGGTCACTCCAACGTGGGAGGCGTGGGACGACCTGCACAATCTTCGCAAGGGGTTCGTCTTGCGGGACGTCCGGATCTGCCGCAGAGCGCGGCGTCCTGGAACGCCTTGCCGAGGGGCTGCTTCCGCCATCCCGCTTCTAGGTGACAGGGCCGGTGACCGGATGCCCATCTGGCCACGGCATCCGGGACGACAGCCAGAGGTAGCAGCGAGTCGACGGGCGCCATGTTTGGATGGCGGTCGGGACCAAACCCAGGAGATGGCGGAACGGAGGCCTGTGGTACGCGCATTCGAACCGACCATCGGAATGTGGTGGGTGGCCGGCACGCCCGAGCAGCGCATCCCCGGTTACCTAGACGTGCAGACGTCCCCTGACGTTTCGCCGTGGCGGCTGACGCTATACGGAGAGTTGGAAGGGCCGCCGTCTGCACCCGGCTTGGTCCAGTATGTGGCGCTTCACGGCGAGACCCCGGCCGGACTGTTCACGCTGATGCGGGCAAGCCTGCGTGGCGGGCCTTCGGGGATGCTGGACGCGTCCGTCAAGGAGACGGTCTGGGAGGGCTGGCAGTTGGTTCACGGCGGGCATGTCGTGAGCCAAGAGGGCTACAGATCCGCGACCTTCCAGCTTCCCGGTCTGTGGCACTGGCTCGGGCCCACTCGGCTGAACAGCAACATGACGAGCGAGCTGCACGCCGGGGCAGCCGATTGGACACGACCGCAGCCCGGCGAGCTCGGCACGCAGCTGACCGCCGACATCGGGTCAGGTATGAAGCTGGTGCTGGGACCCACCTATACACAGCGGTCAGGGCGCGAACAGAAGTCTCTGAAGTACTACGCCCAGTACTCCCTGACAGCCCCTGCTGGTGTCCACGTGGAGGTGATCGAGCGGGTGACCCTCGCCCTGACCAACCTGCATGCCATCGTCACGGGGACCCCCATGGACCACTTCGACATGGACTTGGTCACCATGACCGGCAGCATGGTGCACGTCATGGACGCTCGCCGCCCAATCGGCCGTCGATGGAATTCCGGCTTGGCAGACCCGTTCTTCGACACGGCAGACATCGACTTCTCCGCCTTCATCCCACGCTGGTTGGCACTGTGCGAGCTGGTGCCGGTGGCGATCGGGGCGGCCGCTCCGCGGGATGACCGACAGTTCCTGCAGAGCAAGCTCATCGACGCGTGCAACGGGCTTGAGGCGCTGGCATCGCACATGTGGGCTGACGCAGCCCCGTCAACCAAGGACACCGAGCTGCTCGAGCAGCTCAAGGAGTTCGGCCTCAACCGCGACTTCCGTGACTCCGTCAAGTTGACGCTGCAGATGCGCCGTTTCCCTCTCAACAAGAAGCTCGAGCAGCTCGCGGAGACCATCGGAGCAGACTCGGCGACATGGCTGCTCGGTGATGTCCCGGTGTGGGCCGACCTCACGGCCGGCTTGCGCAACAGCCTCGCCCACGGTTTCGCGATGGATGGACGCCTGGGCGATGACACCAAGTTCGTCTTGCTGGCAGAGGAGTCCGCCACCGCAGTGCTGCGGCTGGCCCTGCTCCGAGAGGCCGGCTATGACAACAGGCGCTCATCGAAGCCCGGCGAGCTCCTTCGCAGCGACGG
It encodes the following:
- a CDS encoding aldo/keto reductase translates to MSALGSITLNDGHLLPAIGFGTWRVTGDEATDEVRSALEAGYRLIDTAASYGNEEEVGRAVTGSGVPREEIVVTSKLRGADQGYDAALRGFERTLGALGLDRLDLYLIHWPLPARDLYVESWKALVRLREEGAVRSVGVSNFTAAHLDRLIDETGVTPAVNQIELHPGLVQEEMRAANAARGIVTESWGPLGRGKGLLDTPAVREVAAAHGVSPARAVLRWHHQLGVVPLPKSADPLRQRENLDIAGFTLSDEEMARLGSLPQRRLGGDPDTHEE
- a CDS encoding HAD-IIB family hydrolase is translated as MTDHVRLIAFDLDDTLAPSKSPMPERMGRALTSLLDAVPVCIISGGHFGQFRDQVLAHLSATDEQLSRLHLMPTCGTRYLRHTGGEWKQVYAHGLTQEERTDALTALEGEARRLGLWEEQTWGDILEDRGSQITFSALGQEAPLEAKKAWDPTGEKKEMLRDAVARLLPTLEVRSGGSTSVDITRAGVDKAYGMVRLSEQTGIDLADMLFIGDRLDEGGNDYPVKRLGIPTRAVADWRETADLVERIVASLVGTRA
- a CDS encoding thioredoxin family protein, whose translation is MSVEEPPSRLGPRELGLPPSGLGARATVVQVSSAFCAPCRAARTVAARVAATAEGVRHVEVDVAGHETLAADLRVVSTPTVLVLDADGVVRERLEGVPRLAWLRDAVHRVGGSGPTSG
- a CDS encoding FUSC family protein; this translates as MRERTWRVPTREDLRSLAWPTALRAAAAIGIPLTTATLLGHHDFGLMTSTGAFTVLYGAGRPARNRVRLLVAVALGFVVVSALGAFTAGVGWAAVALLTAVGAVATFVCHALRVGIPGAFFFIMVAGVAGFIPSHGQAEPAQMVLATAVGAACAVPVALADLLRAPAGPQERAVAAARSAVERFVGASPGDPAAPELSHRAAAALHHAWQVLWAGGDSVSVRPSARSRVAELRSVHRAYTTHLLPGTSPDPDLEADLAEVPLGVPSPWHMLRRDLRSPTVALSAAGRVAVGVLVAGLIALTMSTDHMYWAMMVAALVLHQGLDRRRSLIRARHRLVGTVVGLGLFAFVSWLDLGPWATVLLVVLLQGTVELAIPRNYAVAVTFITPLALTIATAGSTGTVWPVVAERLLDTTVGVAVAVGVLLAVGRRSAAPMLRSYVARVLSSCADALDHVGAGTVARPEGRAARRELSLDMQDLAAVSARALADDPGRAEPWMTPREETAWLGLTVLAHCAAATGPADGVGGATWAARSLGAAALRGTPPDPGVLRTLRAVLHRPSDQT
- a CDS encoding LysE family transporter; the protein is MTDALLAGVVAGYGIAVPVGAIAAYLVTLGAREGWRTAAAGGLGAAAVDGLYAAVAVAAGTVLAPVLGAAQEPLRWAAATVLLVLGIFLLRPALRPSSTTTAEPTVPTGPAGTADASEAGTADGRAGRRPARAFLTVFGLTLVNPATVVYFTALVAGRGVGVLETPAQRAAFVVGAFAASASWQLLLAGAGARLGRALTGPRGRRWTALVGGSVVVLLAVRSALGG
- a CDS encoding glutathione S-transferase family protein, with product MDEQQTTATEEHPEHSEGGRYTTKGKEYTRDTRYIETRITADGRDGYPVEAGRYRLVAARACPWANRTIIVRRLLGLEDALSLGLPGPTHDARSWTFDLDPDGRDPVLGIHRLQEAYFARVPDYPRGITVPAIVDVPTGAVVTNDFAQITLDLETEWTAYHREGAPDLYPEHLRDEIDRVNRKVFTEVNNGVYRCGFAGSQEAYEKAYDRLFAALDWLEERLTDQRYLVGDTITEADVRLFTTLVRFDAVYHGHFKCNRNKLSEMPALWAYARDLFQTPGFGDTVDFQQIKDHYYIVHTDINPTQIVPKGPDLSGWLSPHGRESLGGRPFGDGTPPGPVRPGEEVDPAHTAAAMRG
- a CDS encoding HEPN domain-containing protein produces the protein MVRAFEPTIGMWWVAGTPEQRIPGYLDVQTSPDVSPWRLTLYGELEGPPSAPGLVQYVALHGETPAGLFTLMRASLRGGPSGMLDASVKETVWEGWQLVHGGHVVSQEGYRSATFQLPGLWHWLGPTRLNSNMTSELHAGAADWTRPQPGELGTQLTADIGSGMKLVLGPTYTQRSGREQKSLKYYAQYSLTAPAGVHVEVIERVTLALTNLHAIVTGTPMDHFDMDLVTMTGSMVHVMDARRPIGRRWNSGLADPFFDTADIDFSAFIPRWLALCELVPVAIGAAAPRDDRQFLQSKLIDACNGLEALASHMWADAAPSTKDTELLEQLKEFGLNRDFRDSVKLTLQMRRFPLNKKLEQLAETIGADSATWLLGDVPVWADLTAGLRNSLAHGFAMDGRLGDDTKFVLLAEESATAVLRLALLREAGYDNRRSSKPGELLRSDGRSVAGHRNSQLFDALEVVAHHSDHWQHWKATRESARDARVADSTTSAPPLDGSLE